In Triticum aestivum cultivar Chinese Spring chromosome 5B, IWGSC CS RefSeq v2.1, whole genome shotgun sequence, the following proteins share a genomic window:
- the LOC123112692 gene encoding argininosuccinate lyase, chloroplastic isoform X1, producing the protein MAAFAAKGSLRGGCFTASGLSGKNPPPSNSFCNHFVPSRSNAVPSMAWGMGCDRRQVKLKAQVPKWVLLNDDYLYDDQALQIDTIVSSSAVYIDLLNRERYRDPVLGRTKPEVTYQHKQRLEADEKRLRDLVDGLVESISSDSKNYRYVIMSIKENANMIMEEGFISSYARDEILEGLERIEKDIEVGKFHWRNNKDIRSNIVEALIDIVEGPAKRLDAVISRYAQILTVLQIWCHDSIDKFVAQIKELQVELVLLAIRNEGLVLPCTARNADCILLGDLVLSKVEQLENDVSQLVSCKNKIGSTLQTSFLSGRTDDSMNSLSKGSLHHICNSILKFGNLIVGDIAHDVTDLEQDLHSWMRMLTQNDEVTQSLLLMWRHQIDLDIFNVIQSSGSIYNADVDSSKRFLKACKVVPEMIRAARGFVKHTSFNHEKIQSFPPKSFLDAPQLAGFRSAKDLDHGAGAAAKQDFKFHSDHTTGRLLGWLRRLHQSGQNS; encoded by the exons ATGGCGGCGTTTGCGGCGAAAGGGTCGCTGCGGGGGGGCTGCTTCACGGCGAGCGGCCTCTCCGGGAAGAACCCTCCTCCAAGTAACAGCTTCTGCAACCACTTTGTGCCGTCGCGGAGCAACGCTGTTCCGTCCATGGCCTGGGGCATGGGCTGCGACAGAAGGCAGGTGAAGCTGAAGGCCCAG GTGCCTAAGTGGGTTTTGCTGAACGATGATTATCTGTATGATGATCAAGCATTACAGATCGACACAATTGTTTCCAGTTCAGCTGTGTACATCGACCTTCTCAACAGGGAACGTTATCGGGATCCAGTG TTAGGGAGAACAAAGCCGGAGGTAACATATCAGCACAAGCAGCGCCTGGAGGCTGATGAGAAGCGCTTGAGAGATCTTGTGGATGGCCTGGTTGAGTCCATCTCATCGGACAGTAAGAACTACAGATACGTCATAATGTCCATCAAAGAGAATGCTAATATGATTATGGAGGAG GGTTTTATTTCCTCTTATGCTCGAGATGAAATTTTAGAAGGTCTTGAAAGGATAGAGAAGGACATTGAAGTGGGAAAATTCCATTGGAGAAACAATAAAGATATCCGGTCTAACATTGTTGAAGCACTCATTGACATAGTTGAAGGGCCAGCAAAAAGGCTGGATGCAGTAATAAGCCGTTACGCTCAAATTCTTACAGTCCTCCAAATATGGTGTCATGACTCCATTGATAAATTTGTTGCCCAGATAAAAGAACTCCAG GTTGAGCTTGTTTTGCTAGCGATAAGAAATGAGGGATTGGTCCTACCTTGCACCGCTAGGAATGCAGACTGTATTCTACTTGGCGATCTGGTATTATCAAAAGTTGAACAG CTAGAAAATGATGTCTCTCAGCTGGTTAGCTGCAAAAACAAGATTGGCTCTACACTACAAACTTCTTTCCTTTCAGGCCGCACCGATGATTCTATGAACAG CTTATCAAAGGGTAGTTTGCATCACATATGCAATTCTATTTTGAAATTTGGAAACCTGATCGTTGGTGACATCGCGCACGATGTTACAGATCTTGAACAGGACCTGCATTCATGGATGCGGATGTTGACACAAAATGATGAAGTGACCCAAAGTTTATTGCTTATGTGGAGGCACCAGATTGATCTAGATATTTTTAATGTCATTCAAAGTTCTGGCTCTATCTACAATGCTGATGTG GATAGCAGCAAGCGGTTTTTGAAAGCCTGTAAAGTGGTTCCAGAAATGATCAGAGCAGCTAGAGGGTTTGTAAAACACACATCTTTTAATCACGAAAAGATCCAGAGCTTTCCACCTAAGAGTTTTCTTGATGCTCCACAGCTTGCAGGATTCCGTTCAGCCAAG GATCTGGATCACGGAGCTGGCGCTGCTGCGAAGCAAGATTTCAAATTTCACAGTGACCATACAACGGGGAGGCTGCTTGGCTGGCTTCGACGTCTTCATCAATCCGGGCAGAATAGCTAG
- the LOC123112692 gene encoding uncharacterized protein isoform X2 codes for MAAFAAKGSLRGGCFTASGLSGKNPPPSNSFCNHFVPSRSNAVPSMAWGMGCDRRQVKLKAQVPKWVLLNDDYLYDDQALQIDTIVSSSAVYIDLLNRERYRDPVLGRTKPEVTYQHKQRLEADEKRLRDLVDGLVESISSDSKNYRYVIMSIKENANMIMEEGFISSYARDEILEGLERIEKDIEVGKFHWRNNKDIRSNIVEALIDIVEGPAKRLDAVISRYAQILTVLQIWCHDSIDKFVAQIKELQVELVLLAIRNEGLVLPCTARNADCILLGDLVLSKVEQLENDVSQLVSCKNKIGSTLQTSFLSGRTDDSMNSLSKGSLHHICNSILKFGNLIVGDIAHDVTDLEQDLHSWMRMLTQNDEVTQSLLLMWRHQIDLDIFNVIQSSGSIYNADVDSSKRFLKACKVVPEMIRAARGLQDSVQPRIWITELALLRSKISNFTVTIQRGGCLAGFDVFINPGRIAS; via the exons ATGGCGGCGTTTGCGGCGAAAGGGTCGCTGCGGGGGGGCTGCTTCACGGCGAGCGGCCTCTCCGGGAAGAACCCTCCTCCAAGTAACAGCTTCTGCAACCACTTTGTGCCGTCGCGGAGCAACGCTGTTCCGTCCATGGCCTGGGGCATGGGCTGCGACAGAAGGCAGGTGAAGCTGAAGGCCCAG GTGCCTAAGTGGGTTTTGCTGAACGATGATTATCTGTATGATGATCAAGCATTACAGATCGACACAATTGTTTCCAGTTCAGCTGTGTACATCGACCTTCTCAACAGGGAACGTTATCGGGATCCAGTG TTAGGGAGAACAAAGCCGGAGGTAACATATCAGCACAAGCAGCGCCTGGAGGCTGATGAGAAGCGCTTGAGAGATCTTGTGGATGGCCTGGTTGAGTCCATCTCATCGGACAGTAAGAACTACAGATACGTCATAATGTCCATCAAAGAGAATGCTAATATGATTATGGAGGAG GGTTTTATTTCCTCTTATGCTCGAGATGAAATTTTAGAAGGTCTTGAAAGGATAGAGAAGGACATTGAAGTGGGAAAATTCCATTGGAGAAACAATAAAGATATCCGGTCTAACATTGTTGAAGCACTCATTGACATAGTTGAAGGGCCAGCAAAAAGGCTGGATGCAGTAATAAGCCGTTACGCTCAAATTCTTACAGTCCTCCAAATATGGTGTCATGACTCCATTGATAAATTTGTTGCCCAGATAAAAGAACTCCAG GTTGAGCTTGTTTTGCTAGCGATAAGAAATGAGGGATTGGTCCTACCTTGCACCGCTAGGAATGCAGACTGTATTCTACTTGGCGATCTGGTATTATCAAAAGTTGAACAG CTAGAAAATGATGTCTCTCAGCTGGTTAGCTGCAAAAACAAGATTGGCTCTACACTACAAACTTCTTTCCTTTCAGGCCGCACCGATGATTCTATGAACAG CTTATCAAAGGGTAGTTTGCATCACATATGCAATTCTATTTTGAAATTTGGAAACCTGATCGTTGGTGACATCGCGCACGATGTTACAGATCTTGAACAGGACCTGCATTCATGGATGCGGATGTTGACACAAAATGATGAAGTGACCCAAAGTTTATTGCTTATGTGGAGGCACCAGATTGATCTAGATATTTTTAATGTCATTCAAAGTTCTGGCTCTATCTACAATGCTGATGTG GATAGCAGCAAGCGGTTTTTGAAAGCCTGTAAAGTGGTTCCAGAAATGATCAGAGCAGCTAGAGG CTTGCAGGATTCCGTTCAGCCAAG GATCTGGATCACGGAGCTGGCGCTGCTGCGAAGCAAGATTTCAAATTTCACAGTGACCATACAACGGGGAGGCTGCTTGGCTGGCTTCGACGTCTTCATCAATCCGGGCAGAATAGCTAGCTAA